One window of the Branchiostoma lanceolatum isolate klBraLanc5 chromosome 3, klBraLanc5.hap2, whole genome shotgun sequence genome contains the following:
- the LOC136429557 gene encoding uncharacterized protein, whose protein sequence is MKYRIKSKKIDKTCQRRDLTPLIYCPLLSRHLRRVQHIFSLVFISVFYVVLLQQSMLRVGSTLAQKRKNRPSDTPEAVCARNKKRRDAVKEGRSNKPYNMTISGTEDEIKAFREKVASACSKMGEGLGGGKKTVTQREVIFTALSDWLEARENTDAARLLADCGEQGPAGSPFKQKNGYSAASPATMDEPIFLSTPTAINCLVGRVHSHAIKCPEELAMVDSPQMLGHAAKVELKCNRNHLVVWDSSPHFHRRLLVNYRMAHGYFSSGIRPTQYAKICSAAGIGAIEDSNLRHHYETMYSEVAAKLAQESCALALRQVVEI, encoded by the exons atgaagtatagaataaaaagtaaaaaaatagATAAGACTTGTCAACGACGTGACCTGACCCCCTTGATTTATTGTCCTCTTTTATCCCGCCATTTACGCCGTGTGCAGCACATCTTTTCGCTCGTCTTTATTTCGGTATTTTACGTTGTGCTCTTACAACAAAGCATGCTTCGAGTAGGTAGTACGCTAGCCCAGAAACGCAAGAACCGGCCGTCGGACACGCCGGAGGCTGTGTGCGCCCGGAACAAGAAGAGAAGAGATGCCGTCAAGGAGGGCAGGTCAAACAAGCCCTACAACATGACCATCAGTGGCACTGAAGACGAGATCAAGGCTTTTCGCGAGAAGGTGGCTTCCGCTTGTAGCAAGATGGGTGAAGGCCTAGGGGGTGGAAAGAAGACCGTGACGCAGAGGGAGGTCATCTTCACTGCACTTTCCGACTGGTTGGAGGCAAGGGAGAACACAGATGCTGCACGACTGCTGGCCGACTGTGGGGAACAGGGACCAGCCGGCTCTCCGTTCAAGCAGAAAAACGGCTACTCCGCAGCCAGCCCAGCTACCATGGACGAACCCATCTTTCTAAGCACTCCCACTGCCATCAACTGCCTGGTGGGAAGGGTGCACAGCCACGCCATCAAGTGTCCCGAGGAATTGGCCATGGTGGATTCCCCGCAGATGCTTGGGCACGCGGCCAAAGTCGAGCTCAAGTGCAATCGGAACCACCTAGTCGTGTGGGACTCGTCACCCCACTTTCACAGGAGGTTACTTGTGAACTACAG GATGGCGCACGGGTACTTTTCTTCTGGTATTCGTCCAACGCAATACGCAAAGATCTGCAGTGCAGCAGGGATCGGGGCCATCGAAGATAGCAACCTGCGACATCACT aTGAGACTATGTACAGTGAGGTGGCGGCCAAGCTGGCACAGGAGTCCTGCGCATTGGCATTGCGACAGGTAGTTGAAATTTGA
- the LOC136429556 gene encoding uncharacterized protein, with protein sequence MKNCGGEAAKIRGALDNIVNHYKGDHSKCHHTSRCRLEGEDYESFHHPITNPNAEKKLMEFLHKTVVYKKAENYIYAKDTHYVESFNNSMLVYHDKRISFGRRNYLLRVNLAILDWNDHVDRDHTSVWFVEDASKPRKQRPKKQLVAKAYKFREQVWRDFMHKAWWDMEGPVEDAEPIQDAPGRAGEMQNAPDGAGVAGPMQNAPDGAGVAGPMQNAPDGAGVAGPMQNAPDGAGVAGPMQNAPDGAGVAGPMQIVPDGAGEMQIVPDGAGPMQNAPDGAGVAGPMQNAPDGAGVAGPMQNAPDGAGEMQIVPDGAGEMQNTHVESPRGRRGRGRGRRGRSRRGRGRRARMIDVFS encoded by the exons ATGAAGAATTGTGGGGGAGAGGCAGCTAAGATACGAGGTGCCCTGGACAACATCGTGAACCATTACAAG GGTGACCACTCCAAGTGCCACCACACGTCCCGGTGTCGTTTGGAAGGCGAGGACTACGAGTCCTTCCACCACCCCATCACCAACCCCAACGCTGAGAAGAAACTCATGGAGTTCCTCCACAAGACTGTGGTTTACAAAAAGGCTGAGAACTACATTTAT GCAAAAGACACACACTATGTTGAATCTTTCAACAACTCAATGTTGGTCTACCATGACAAAAGGATTAGCTTTGGGAGGAGGAACTACCTACTGCGGGTGAACCTCGCCATCCTTGACTGG AATGATCACGTGGACAGAGACCACACCTCTGTGTGGTTTGTAGAAGATGCAAGCAAGCCAAGGAAACAGCGACCCAAAAAACAACTAGTGGCTAAGGCCTACAAGTTCAGGGAACAGGTGTGGCGGGACTTCATGCACAAAGCGTGGTGGGATATGGAGGGTCCCGTGGAAGATGCAGAGCCTATCCAGGACGCACCCGGCAGGGCAGGGGAGATGCAGAACGCGCCCGACGGGGCAGGAGTCGCAGGGCCGATGCAGAACGCGCCCGACGGGGCAGGAGTCGCAGGGCCGATGCAGAACGCGCCCGACGGGGCAGGAGTCGCAGGGCCGATGCAGAACGCGCCCGACGGGGCAGGAGTCGCAGGGCCGATGCAGAACGCGCCCGACGGGGCAGGAGTCGCAGGGCCGATGCAGATCGTGCCCGACGGGGCAGGGGAGATGCAGATCGTGCCCGACGGGGCAGGGCCGATGCAGAACGCGCCCGACGGGGCAGGAGTCGCAGGGCCGATGCAGAACGCGCCCGACGGGGCAGGAGTCGCAGGGCCGATGCAGAACGCGCCTGACGGGGCAGGGGAGATGCAGATCGTGCCCGACGGGGCAGGGGAGATGCAGAACACGCATGTTGAGAGCCCACGTGGCCGTCGAGGTCGAGGTCGTGGCCGTCGAGGTCGAAGTCGTCGAGGACGCGGTCGCCGGGCACGAATGATTGATGTTTTCTCGTGA
- the LOC136431398 gene encoding uncharacterized protein, with translation MNCLYTSGNLHKKCVMRSCVITTTSRSFYGRSYPTSFFNLFVDLRQNPLTMEGGNIPTRDICLRLTEDQIQTMQGFFGFWGWDWIQIPLSQDDSGELQRGEPYQQVEDSDVYISSEDESGSDESIPPPNNTASQPTASNNTASQPTASNNTASQPTSSNNTASQPTASTSSNNTASQPTASTSSNNTASQPTASTSSNNTASQPTSSNSTASQPTASTSSTSNPSSNPEDCPGCFLAPCVMEKQIRKAGMKQALLHQRPPHPNNTGVRRRKYRAVWTLINKRGGWKDERYLARKTQRMLEDGFQIVKRDVMPKCVLDAVRSFYPNPAGQPYLGHKWD, from the coding sequence ATGAACTGTTTGTACACGTCGGGAAATTTACACAAAAAGTGTGTCATGCGTTCCTGTGTCATCACGACTACTTCCCGCTCATTCTACGGCCGTTCTTATCCAACTTCGTTCTTCAATCTCTTCGTCGATTTGCGTCAAAATCCGCTCACAATGGAGGGTGGCAACATTCCAACAAGAGACATTTGCCTTCGACTGACAGAGGACCAGATTCAGACAATGCAAGGATTTTTCGGCTTCTGGGGATGGGACTGGATTCAGATACCACTTTCTCAAGACGACTCCGGCGAGCTCCAGAGGGGCGAGCCCTATCAACAAGTGGAGGATTCGGATGTGTACATTAGCAGTGAGGACGAATCAGGCAGTGACGAGTCTATTCCACCACCCAACAACACGGCCTCTCAGCCTACTGCGTCCAACAACACAGCCTCTCAGCCTACTGCGTCCAACAACACAGCCTCTCAGCCTACTTCGTCCAACAACACAGCCTCTCAGCCTACTGCGTCTACTTCGTCCAACAACACAGCCTCTCAGCCTACTGCGTCTACTTCGTCCAACAACACAGCCTCTCAGCCTACTGCGTCTACTTCGTCCAACAACACAGCCTCTCAGCCTACTTCGTCGAACAGCACGGCCTCTCAGCCTACTGCGTCTACCTCTTCAACATCCAACCCAAGTTCAAACCCCGAGGACTGCCCAGGGTGTTTTTTGGCTCCATGCGTCATGGAGAAGCAAATCAGAAAGGCGGGAATGAAGCAAGCCTTATTACACCAGAGGCCACCCCACCCAAATAATACTGGTGTACGGAGGAGGAAGTATCGGGCTGTCTGGACGCTGATCAACAAGAGGGGTGGATGGAAGGACGAGAGATACCtggcgagaaaaacacagcgaaTGTTGGAAGATGGATTCCAGATAGTAAAGCGTGACGTCATGCCAAAGTGTGTGCTAGACGCGGTGAGGAGTTTTTATCCTAACCCCGCGGGCCAGCCTTATCTGGGGCATAAGTGGGATTGA